The DNA sequence GCGCCGACCGACGCCCCCGACGACACCCCGAGCAGATAGGGGTCGGCCAACGGATTGCGGACGAGCGCCTGCAGAGTCATGCCGACGACCGCGAGTCCGGCGCCCACCACGGCGCCGAGCACGACCCGCGGGGCTCGGACCTGGACGACCACCGTGTCGACGTGGGTCGATCCGCTCCCGTCGACGAGGCCTGGCGCCAGATGGTGGCCCAGGGTACGGACCACCTCGCCGGGCGGGATCGCGATCGATCCGATCGCCAGTCCGGCCAGCATCGAGGCGGCGAGTGCCAGGATCAGCACGAGCAGGACGGCCGAATAACGCCACCGCTCAGGGTGTTTCATCGTTCCGGGTGCAACTGCTCGGCCAGTGCGCCGACCGCGTACGGCGCGCGGACGCCGAGCACCGCATCCTGCAGCGTCAGCACCGCGAAGCGGTCGTCGCGGATCGCGGGCACAGTGGAGAGTTCGGGCCGTGCGCGCAAGGCGGCCTTCTTCTCCTCGACCGACGGGGTGCCGTAGTAGTCGTAGATCACGATGACGTCCGGCGCACGCTCGATCACCTGCTCCCATGACACGTCGGCGAACGTCTCAGGGACGTCACCGAAGATGTTGGTACCGCCGGCCAATTCGATCACCTGGTTCCCGATGCCCTGGCCGCCGGCAGTGAACGCGGTGGCGTCCCCGCTGTCGTAGACGAACACCTTGACCGGCCGCACACCGGCCACCCTGGCGGTGGCGTCCCCGACGTGCCGGGACATGTCGGTCACCACCTCTTCGGCGCGGTCCGCCACACCGAAGATCCGGCCGACGGTCCGCACCTCCTCATACACGTCGTCCATCGTGATCGGTTGCCGCGCACAGTGTTCCCGGTTCAGGTACGTAGCGATCCCGGCGTCGGCGAAGGCCTGGCGCGAGCGGCCCTGCGCCTCGTCGAAGGCGCTGCCGTATCCGCCGTAGACGAAGTCGGGGCCGACCGCCAGGATCTGCTCGAACGACGCGTCCTTGACCGAGATCTGCGGTATCGACCGGTAGTCGTGGGCGTACCGCGCCAGCGGTGGGTTGTCGGGATACACGGTCGCGGCCACCGCGTCACGCAGACCCAACGCCAGCAGCAGCTCGACGGAGTGCTGAAAGTAGCCGACCACCCGGGCGGGTGGTCGGTCCACGGTGACGGCGGCCCCGCAGTTGTCCACGGTGACCGGGAAGCCCTCGGCCGCCTGCGACGGGGCCGGCGCACCGGGCGCACCGCCTCCGCATGCGGTCGAGACCAACAGGACCAGGAGCGTCGACAGTGCGACGACACGTGACTTCACGACATTCAGCTCCATCCGGGATGTCCACGTCCCGAAGCGAAGGTCCGGTGGGGGCAGTGTCTGGCTCCCGGACCGCTCATGCGTTCCGGTCACAGTGGCGGGACCGCGCCGGAATGACACCGGCTTCCTGCCTGATCCATCGGAGCCGATCGGTCGACCGGCCACGATGACAGTAGATGATCGCGGCCCGAGCTGTCAGCGCCGCATCACGCCGGACGCCTCGGCCGGCTCGTCATCCGGGGCGGCAGGCGCGGGGCTCACCCGCACCCGCTGGGCCGACGGCCGCAACCAGTCCGGCAGCCAGCGCGGCGGGTCGTCGGGTGCACGATCGAAGACACCGCCCGCCGGATCGTCGACCCGCCCGCCCCACCGCACCAGGTCGAGCGACGGCCGGTAGATCTGCCGGATCACCAACGCGCACAGCGTGATCACCGCGATGTCGCGCAGCAGCACGGTCGCGGTGAACCACTGTTCGGGCAGTCCGCGATTGGACTCACCGTAGAGGTAGAGCATCCGCGGAACCCACACCAGCGCGTCGATCGTCATCCAGGCCAACAGGATGCGGCGGTGCGGCAGCGCGAGTACGGCCAGCGGCACCAGCCACAGCGAGAACTGCGGGCTCCAGACCTTGTTGGTCAACAGGAACGCCGCCACCACGAGGAACGCCAGCTGCGCGACCCGCGGTCGCTGCCGCGCTGTCAACGCGATGAAGCCGATCGCGATGCAGCACGCCGCGAACAACGCGGCCGTCACCGTGTTGAGCACCGTCGGGGGCTGCCAGAAGCCGAGGTCGGTGTCGAACCCGCGCCACCCCGTGAACGACTTCACGACGTTGTACAGCGAATCCATGTCGTCGCCGCGACGGGTGTTGAGCCGGAAGAACTCCGACCACCCCCGCGGGAACAGCGCCATGATCGGCAGGTTGACCACCAGCCAGGTGACCGCCGCGGTGGCCGCCGTCTTCGCCACCTCACGCAGCCGGCCGGTCCGCAGCCCCAGCACCACCAGCGGAACCAGCAGCAGCAGCGGATACAACTTCGCCGCCACCCCGAGACCGATCAGGGCGCCGGCCAGCACCGGTCTTCGCCGCGCCCACGCCAACAACGCGCCGACCGCGAACGCCGTTGCCAGCGCGTCGAAGTTGGTGAAGATCTGGAAGACCACCAGCGGTGACGCGGCGACCAGCGCGGCGTCCCACACCCGGCGCCCGGCCAGCATCGCCGTCGCCCACACCGTCGCGAGCCACGCCAGCGCGAGACCGAACGCGGCGATGTTGAAGAACATCACCACCTCGGCGACCACCGGGATCGACACCGCCCGCGTGACCGCCGAATACGTCTTGGCCAGCGCCATCGACACGTACTGGTACAGCCCCGTCAGCACCGGATACTCCATGTAGCGGACGGCGACCTCACCGTCGTAGGTGATGCGCGGCTGTCCCTCGCTGTCGGTTTCGATCCAGCTCGACTTGTACGGGAACTTGCCCTGATTCAACAGCTCCGCGGTGTAGAGCGGAACGGTGTCGGAATAGCAGAGTTCGTAGTAGGCGCGGTTGTTCTCCCAGTTGGCCACCCGCTGATCGGCCGAACCGGTGCCGACACTCTGCAGGCAGGCGGCCTTCGTGGAATAGCCCAGCGCCAGGAACACGACGGCGATGACGAACATCACCCGCAGCGGGGTCATGAACCGCTGCCTGCCGATCAGCGCGTGCCTGCCGACGGGACCGCCGATGGTCTCGGACAGTGCCGCCCCGATCGGATCGGTACGGCTGGGCAGATCGCGGTCGGCGGCGTTGCGCCGGTCCTGCGCGAGCTGCGTCGGCGAGACCCACCCGGGCTCGCTCCGCTGCGGCTGCTCGTCCGCCGTCACGGAGGCGGCGGCGGACCGGGCGGTACGGGCGCACCCGGGACGACCGGCTGCGGCTGCACCGGAACACCGGGTGCGGGCACGACCGGTGCCGGCACCGGCGCGCCGACCGGCGGCGGCGGACCCACCGGCACCGTCGTCGGCGGGCCGAGCGGAATCGTGATGCCGGGCGCCACTTCGAGCGTCGGCTGGATGACCGTCTCCGAGGGGGTCGGCACCAGGGTCGAGGTCTGGACGGGTCGCGGTGCCTGCGGCACGCCCGCGTATCCGCCGATCTCCTCGGGCTTGGGGAACGACTCGTTGTCGGTGTCCTCCAGGGCGCCGTCCATCGTGGCTTTCCAGATGTCGGACGGCAGACCCGACCCGTACACCGGGGAACCCCACTTGTTCTCGAGCGGTTTGGTGCCGTCGACCGTGCCGACCCACACCGCGGTCGACAGTGACGGGGTGAACCCGACCATCCAGGCGTCGCGGTTGTCGCCGGTGTCGCCGAGCTGGTTGGTGCCCGTCTTGGCCGCCGACGGCCGGCCTCCCGCCAGGGCGTGACCATTCGAGTACGCCGCGATCGGCTGCATGGCCGCGGTGACGTTGTCGGCCACCGCCTTGTCGATGCGCTGCTCGCCGCTGTTGTCCTCCTGAGAGGCGTCGAACAGCACGTCGCCCTGGGAATTGACGACCTTCTGCACGAAGTGCGGCTTGTGGTAGACGCCCGAGGCCGCCAGCGTCGCGTAGGCCGACGCCATGTCGATCACCCGAGACTGGTACTGGCCGAGCACGATTCCGTTGTTGGGCGGGCCGCCCTTGCCGTCCTCACTGAGGGTGTGCTCGACACCGGGGAAGCTCTCGGCGATGCCGGCCTTGTGAGCGGCGTCGGCCACGTCCTGCGGGCCGTTGTTGAGCTTCAGCATCAGCCGGTAATAGCTGGTGTTGAGTGAGCGCTTCAGCGCCTCGGCGATGTTGCAGCTGCCGCAGCTGTTGCCCTCGACGTTGCTGATCTCGATCCCGTCGACCGTGAGCGGTGAGCTGTCGACCTGGTAGCCGAGGCCGATGCCCTGCTGCAGTGCGGCGACGAGCGCGAACACCTTGAACGACGAACCCGTCGGCAGACCGGCCTGGGCGAAGTCGAACCCGTTGGCGTCCGAGCCACCGTAGTAGGCCTTGACCCCACCGGTTCTCGGGTCGATCGACACCACCGCGGTGCGCATGTCGGGATCCTGCCCGTCGAGGTACTCCGCGACGGCCTCCTCGGCCGCACGCTGCGCCTTGGGGTCGATCGTCGTCGTGATCTGCAGCCCCTCGGTGTTCAGTTGCTGCTCGCTGATGTTGAACAGCTCGAGCAGCTCGCGCTGCACCTGACGTTCGATGAGGCCGTTGGGACCCGTCGTCTGGTTCTGGGTCTGCGCCACGTCCGGCGGGACCGTCGGTGGGAACACCTGCGCGGTGCGGTCGGCCTCCGACAGCGCACCGATCTCCACCATCCCGTCGAGCACCCAGTTCCACCGCTCCGCCGCCCCCTCGGGATCGACGGCCGGATCGAGGGCCGACGGCCGCTGGATGAGCGCCGCCAGCAGCGCCCCCTCCGAGACCGTGAGCTCTTCGACCGGTTTGTTGAAGTACGCCTTCGACGCCGCGGCCACACCGTAGGCGCCGCGACCGAAATAGATGATGTTCAGGTACGACTGCAGCACCTGGTCCTTGGACCATTCGCCGGACATCTTCGTCGAGATGACCAGCTCCTTGGCCTTACGCGTCAACCCGCCGAGGCCACCGCGCTCCGAGCCGACGAGCGCGTTCTTCACGTACTGCTGGGTGATCGTCGACCCGCCCTGCAGATCACCGCCGAAGATGTTGTTCTTGAACGCGCGGGCGAACCCGGTGAACGAGAAGCCCGGGTTGGAGTAGAAGTCGCGGTCCTCGGCGGCCATCACCGCATCGCGCACGTGCACCGGAATCTGGTCGATGTTGACGTCGACGCGGTTGCCCTCTGGCGGAACGATCTTCGCGATCTCACTGCCGTCGCTGGCCAGGATCGTCGACACCTGATTCGTGCGGATGTCCCCCGGATTGGGCACGTCGACGATCATGTAGGCCATTCCGAACGTGACCAGCGGGAGCACGATCAGCACGGCGGCCGCGGCGATCAGTCCACGCCGGACCCACTTCCAGTTGATCTGTTCGCGCCAGTGCGGGCGCCGCCCGGGAGGCGGCGGACCCGACGGGCCGTCACCCCCACCGCCGGGGCGCCGGGGCGGCGGTGGCTTCTGGGGCGGCGTGCCGTCGAGCGCGGCCTTGACCACGTCGATCGGATCGCGCAGATGGGCCGGCGGTTCGTCGCGGTACTGCGGCAGGATCGCGGTGCGGTTGTCGTCGGGCGGCCGCTGCGCTCGAGGCGGCGCCGGCGGGCGACGGACCGCCCCGTCCGACGGACGTGGCGGTCGCCCTCGATCCGCGTGGCGGGGGCCGTGATCTGACCGGGGAGGGGGCGCGCCCGCACCGTCAGCCGCGTGTCCCCTGCGGACATCGCCGACCGACCGTTCGTGGCGCCCTTCGCTATTCACTCGCGGTACGCGCGCTCTTGCGCGCCGTCCGGGTACCGCGCGGGGCCTTCGGCGGCCGCACCGCGCCGAGCACATACGACTTCACCAGGTGATTCCATTCACAGGTTCGGCATACCTCCACCACGTGTACGGAGAACTCGTCGAACTTGGTGGCCAGCAGAACCAGCTCCTCAGCGGTGCGCGCCGACCCGGACACCGGACCCAGATGATCCCCGAACACCCACGACACGAGCGTGAGCTGTTCCTTCCGGCAAATCGGGCACATCACCGAGCTGGGCTTGCCGTGGAACTTCGCGGCGCGCAGCAGGTAGGGATTCGCGTCGCAGACCTCCGAGACGCCGGTGCGCCCCGAATAGACCTCAGCCAGCAGGGACCGGCGCCGCAGCGCGTAGTCCACCACCTGTCTCTGCAATCGCACGCAGACCAGAGTACGTCGGCCCGGCAGGCACCGGACGTCAGACGCCGCATCGTGACCCCGAATCCGGCGTCTGGTCTGCGGCGTTGGCCACCGAACTCTTACGATCCTCGCGTGGCAGTTAGCAGCTCAGGGCGTCCGACGGCGGGAACCCGGGCAAAGGACAGCGACCGCAACGACACCTGCCAGGTGCTCGACACCGCGCTCAGCGAGGGGCAGCTGTCGATGGCCGAGCACGGGGAGCGGGTGAAGGCCGCCACACACGCGGCGACGCTGGGTGAACTGCAGGCGCTCGTCTCGGATCTGCAGACCGCCAACGCGCCGGTGCAGCTGCCCGATCTCAGCCGGCCGAGGCGTCGGCGCCTGCCGATGCGCGCCGGGTGGGGCATCAAGGCGGCGATGGCCGCGGTGCTGGTCGTGCTGGGCATGTGCATCGGCTGGGGGCTGTACGGCAACACCAGCTCCCCGCTGGACTTCCAAAGCGACCCGGGCGCCAAGTCCGACGGCATCGAACCGGTGGTGCTCACCCCGCCGCGGCAGCTGCTGTCCCTCAACGGCCTCAACGGACTGTTCGAGCAGATGCGTCAGCGTTTCGGCAGCACGATGGGTTACGAACTGGACATCCGCGCCGACTACGCGTCCCTGGACCGCCCCGATCCGTCCGACAACCGGCGCAAACAGGACTTCGACTACCGCGGCGGATGGGGTGACCCGTGGGGTTCGGCCACCACCCTCGACTCCGACGACCGGCTCGTCGACCTGGCGAAGTTCGACTACGAGAAGACGCTCGCGGTGATGCGCGGAGCGCCCGACACGCTCGGGATGAAGCGCGCCGACGTCACCGACACCTGGGTGCGGATCGGGCCGTCCGCCGACCCGGCGACCCCCGATCTCGTGACCGTCGAGATCGTCGCCAACAGCGACTTCGGCACCGGGCGCATCGAGCTGTACCCGGACGGCACCACCAAGGCGATCTGGCCACCCAGCAGCTGAGCGGCCGGCCCAGGTGACGGGCAGGCAAACGGCAGGCAACGCCCCCGTGTGGCGCTCTATATATCGGCGCGATACTATTTTGCGAGGTGTCGATGCGTCGTAGCGACGGTGCAGATCGTGAGGAGGTGGTTCCCGGTGCTGGAACTCGCCATCCTGGGTTTGTTGCTCGAATCGCCGATGCATGGCTACGAGCTGCGTAAACGCCTGACCGGTCTGCTGGGTGCGTTCCGCGCCTTCTCGTACGGTTCGCTGTACCCGGCGCTGCGCCGGATGCAGGTCGACGGGCTGATCGTGGAGGACGCCGCCCCGGCCGGCACCGTGACCCGTCGGCGGGCCCGGCGGGTGTACCAACTCACCGACGCCGGCAAGCAGCGCTTCGCCGAGCTGGTGGCGGACACGGGTCCGCAGAACTACTCCGACGACGGATTCGGTGTGCACCTCGCCTTCTTCAACCGCACCCCGGCCGAGGCCAGGATGCGGATCCTCGAAGGCCGCCGTCGTCAGGTGGAGGAACGTCGCGAAGGCCTGCGTGAAGCAGTGGCGCGGGCCAGCAGCTCGTTCGACCGATACACCCGGCAGCTGCATCAGCTCGGGTTGGAGTCCAGCGAGCGCGAAGTGAAATGGCTCAACGAACTCATCGCGGCGGAACGTCTCGGGCAGGGCAGTCCGGACAACACGTGAGGAAAGCCTTTTACCGGGGCGACCAAAGCAGAGCTACCGATTTCAGTAGGAGAGGGAGAGAACGGCCATGACTGAGCACGCAGGAGACATCCGGGTCGCGATTGTCGGCGTCGGGAACTGCGCGTCCTCGCTCGTGCAGGGCGTGCAGTACTACAAGGACGCAGACGAGAACGCGACCGTGCCCGGTCTGATGCACGTCCGCTTCGGGCCCTACCACGTTCGCGACGTCAAGTTCGTCGCCGCATTCGACGTCGACGCCAAGAAGGTGGGCTTCGACCTGTCCGAGGCCATCTTCGCCTCGGAGAACAACACCATCAAGATCGCCGACGTGCCGCCGACCGACGTGGTCGTGCAGCGCGGCCCGACCCTCGACGGCATCGGCAAGTACTACGCCGACACCATCGAGGTGTCCGACGCCGAGGCCGTCGACGTCGTCAAGGCGCTCAAGGACGCCGAGGTCGACGTGCTGGTGTCCTACCTGCCGGTGGGCTCCGAGGAGGCCGACAAGTTCTATGCCCAGTGCGCGATCGACGCCGGCGTGGCGTTCGTCAACGCGCTGCCGGTGTTCATCGCCAGCGACCCGGTGTGGGCGAAGAAGTTCGAGGACGCAGGTGTGCCGATCGTCGGTGACGACATCAAGAGCCAGGTCGGCGCGACCATCACCCACCGCGTGATGGCCAAGCTGTTCGAGGACCGCGGCGTGCAGCTCGACCGCACGATGCAGCTCAACGTCGGCGGCAACATGGACTTCCTCAACATGCTCGAGCGGGAACGCCTCGAGTCGAAGAAGATCTCCAAGACCCAGGCCGTCACGTCGAACCTGCAGCGCGAGTTCAAGACCAAGGACGTCCACATCGGCCCGTCGGATCACGTCGGCTGGCTCGACGACCGCAAGTGGGCCTACGTCCGCCTCGAAGGCCGCGCCTTCGGTGACGTGCCGCTGAACCTGGAGTACAAGCTCGAGGTGTGGGATTCGCCGAACTCGGCCGGCGTCATCATCGACGCGGTGCGTGCGGCGAAGATCGCCAAGGACCGCGGCGTCGGTGGCCCCGTCGTCGCCGCCTCGGCCTACCTTATGAAGAGCCCGCCGCAGCAGCTGCCCGACGATGTCGCCCGCACGCAGTTGGAGACGTTCATCGAGGGCTAGTCATACCGCCGAGACTGCGGTGAGATCGCGATTCCCGGTCAACGGGCGATCTCACCGCAGTTTCGTCGTATAAAGGGCGGGTGGTCACCGACGACGAACTGCTGCACCTCGACGAGTTCGCCCTGCTTCCGGAGAACGCCGCCCAGATCGGCGTGACCGACATCCCTCCGGTCGCGCGTGTCGACGCCGGTCCGGTCAGCGCGATCACCTGGGGTGACGCCGATCCGCAGGTGGTGTTCCTGCACGGCGGCGGGCAGAACGCCCACACCTGGGACACCGTCATCCTCGGCCTCGGGGTACCCGCCCTGGCGGTCGACCTGCCCGGTCACGGCCGCTCGGCGTGGCGGGAGGACGGCGACTACGGCCCGAAGCTCAACGCCGAAACACTGCGGCCGGTGCTGCGAGAGTGGGCGCCGCGGCCGAGGCTGGTCGTCGGAATGTCGCTGGGCGGGTTGACCGCACTGCGCATCGCGGCCACCGAGCCGGCACTGGTACCCGAACTCGTCCTCGTCGACGTCACCCCGTCGGCCCCCGAACGCCACGAGCAGATGACCAAGGCCCAACTCGGCGCGGTGGCGCTGGTGCAGGGTGACCGCACCTTCCCGTCGTTCGAGGCGATGCTCGACGTGACCGTCGCCGCCTCCCCGCACCGCGACCGGGAGTCGTTGCGGCGCGGGGTGTTCCACAACTCGAAGCGGCTCGACGACGGCACCTGGACGTGGCGTTACGACTCGTTCCGCAAGGGCGACGGCTTCGAAGGACTGTGGGACGACGTGCCCTCCATCACGATGCCCACCACGCTGGTGCGGGGCGCGAAGTCCTTCTTCGTCAATGACGAGGACGCCGAGGCATTCGCCAAGGGAGCACCCGGTTTTCAGCGCACCCACGTGGTCGCCGACGCCGGGCACTCCGTGCAGGGTGACCAACCGCGAGCGCTGGTCGAGATCCTGCGCGGAGTGCTCGACGGTCAGCGCTGAGCCAGGGCCTGCTTACGCCACCGTCGGCCGACGAACAGGAAGCCGATCAACGCCATCGCCGCGACAGCAGGCGGCGGCGCATCCACGCGGAAGCCGAGGTCCCGCAGGATGCCGATCTCGACAGGGCTCAACGCCCGCACGATGAAGCCGGTATCCGTCTTGGCGTTCATGACCTTCTGGTCGTCGCCCGTGAACGTGAAGTCGTCGAGGTGACTGGTGGAACTGCCTTCCGAGAAGGGGTTCGGGGTGTAGAGGGGAACCAGATCGCCGTAGGCCCTGACCGCTTCCGCGCCGCCGAAGTACAAACCGCCGTCCCCACCGGTCAGATTGGGGTCGAAGTCGGTGTCCCACTGGTAGTTCCGGTTGATCGGATGGCTACCGTCCCGGGTGACCATGAACTTGTCGTAGATCGTCCACGTGGTGGTCTCCTGGTTGGTGCCCGGTGCGTCCGTGATCGACAGGAACCCGAACGAGTGCAGCAGTTCGTGGACCGCGGTCGAGTTGAAGTCGAACTCGTCGTCCGGAACCGTGTCACCGAGCGCCCATGGCTTGCCGAAGTTCCATTCGATCTCGCCGTCCGCGTCCTCCCCGTTGGCGTCGATTCCGGTGATCAGCTTGTGCTGCACCACCGTTGGCCAGAAGCCCGGGTCCTCGCTGATCAGTCCGCTGCCCGCCGCGGCGAGAGTGTGCGAGGCAGCATCGTTCTCCGCCGTGACGTCGTAGGTGAGCACGACCGGCTGGGTCACCAGGAAGTACAGCACCAGGTCGTCGGCTGCGTCCTGGAGCGCCTGACGTCGTTCGGGCGTCCAGTGCTCACTGCCCTCGAGGTAGGTGAACTCGAATCGGATGGCGCGCTGGTTGACGAGGTTCGCGGCGTGGGTGCCGACTCCGCGGAACGGGTCGAGCAGGTTGACGTGCGGTCCGACGTCGATGGCCACCACGCGGAAGGTGTCCACACCGTCGAAACCCGCACCGGGCGTGTAGGTGTAGGTGCCGTCGGCGTTGAGCTCCACCGAACCAGACGACGGCCCGCGGGTGATCACGTAGACGATCCGGTCGCCGTCGGGATCCACCGCGCCCACCGTGCCCGTCACCGGACCGTCCAGCTTGCCGCTGATCTGCACCGGCGCGACGTCGGGCGCCTGGTTGAACAGGGTGCGGCGGGTGGTCCACAGGGCGCCGGCGAGGTGGTACTTGGCCTGGTCGTCGACGGGCAACGACTTGATCCAGCCCTGCGATGACGTGGTCCAGTTGTCGATCGACCGGCCGGCGAACTCACTCCAATTGCCCGCCGGGTTCCTCGGTGTTGTCGCGCGCGCCACCGCGGCCTGCACGGGCGGCTCGACGGGATCTTCCTCGGCGACAGGGCCTTCCGACAGACCGGCGTCCTCGATCTCCGGTTCGGATTCACGTTCGGGTTCGTCGAGGTCCGCTTCGGCGTCCTCTTCTCCGTCGCCTCCGACATCCGACACGGCCTGCGCTTCGACGTCCGCCTCGGCATCCAACTCGGCCGCGGCCTCGTCAGCGTCCTCGTCAGCGGCCTCGTCAGCTTCGGCGTCGGCGTCCTCGTCAGCGTCGGCGTCGGCGTCAGCGTCCTGCCCGGTGTCGTCGTCCGCACCGGCCGCATCAGTCGACTCCGAGGAGTCCGCACTGTCCGATGCCGGCGCGCTCGACGTCGTCGCGCTCTCCCCCGCCGTGTCGGCGGCGGCCGAGCCCACCTGGGGGCCCAGCAGCGAGAAGCCGATCAGGCCGGCGCCCACACCCGCCGACGCCGCCCCCAACTGCAGCCAGCGCCGGACCGCGAACCCCTCCGCACGACGTGCGCGACGACGAACCGCCATGTATTTGACCCCCTCGTTATTAATTGCCCGGGACGGTATCGCGCCGGCAGACGATGCCGCAGCAAATTCATTGAATTCGCACGAGCGTGTCGCGGTCGTCCACCCGCTGTTCACCTGTCTCTCGCCTGCCGCTTGCCCGGCTGCCGTACCTTTCCGCCCGACCGGCCGCTCAGCCCGCGGCCGTCGGAACGGAAGGACTCTGCCGGCCATGGCGCTCATGCCGTTGAATCTCTTTGTCTCCCACGACGGAAAGTCGAAGCGTCAGCACATCACCTGTCGCTACAGGTGCGGTGACGCCTGTTCGAAACCCGCACCGAACACCAGCGACAACGAGTACTTCGGCGACATCGTCAAACAGCTGTCCCGCCGGTCGGTGCTGCACGCCACCGGCGTGACGGTGCTGGCTGTCGGGGCCGGTTCGGTGCTCGCCGCCTGCGGGGGCAACGACACTCCCCCGGCCGCGAGCCCCTCCGAGACCGCACCGCTCGAGCCGCGTCCGGGCATGAAGTTCGCCGCGGTGGCGCCCAACAGTGAGGACGCCGTCGTGATCCCCGACGGCTACCAACAGGCGGTCGTGATCAGCTGGGGCGACCCCGTCCTGCCAGGTGCGCCGGCGTTCGACGTCACCCGGCAGAGCGGCGCGGCGCAGCGCGGCCAGTTCGGCTTCAACAACGACTTCGCCGCGCTCCTGCCGATCGAGGGTCAACCCGACCACTTCCTGCTCGTCACCAACTTCGAGTACGTCACGCCGCAATTCATGTTCACGGGATACGACGCCGACGCCCCGACCCGGGAGCAGTTCGACATCGAGATCGCCGCGGTCGGCATGGGTGTCGTCGAGGTCGAGCGCACTCCGCAGGGCCTCAAACCCGTGATGGGCCGCTACAACCGCCGCATCACCGCCGACACCCCGTTCACACTGACCGGACCCGCGGCGGGTACGGAGTTCGTCACCACCGCCGCCGATCCGGCGGGCCGCACGGTCGCCGGCACCTTCGCCAACTGCGCCGGCGGCGTCACTCCCTGGGGCACAGTGCTTTCCGGTGAGGAGAACTTCCACGGCTACTTCGGCGCCGCCGAGGGGTCACCGCCACCGCCACCCGTCGTCGCCGACCGGCAGGACCGCTACGGCGTCGCCCTGGAACCGTCCGAACTCAGATGGGAAACCTTCGACCCGCGGTTCGATCTCGTCGCGACGCCCAACGAGGTGAACCGGTTCGGCTACGTCGTCGAACTCGATCCATGGGACCCGAACTCCACCCCGGTCAAGCACAGCGCGCTCGGACGGCTCAAGCACGAAGGCGCCAACATCCACGTCACCGGCGACGGCACCGTCGTCGCCTACACCGGTGACGACGAGCGCTTCGATTACCTCTACAAATTCGTGTCCAGCAAGAAGATCCGGCCCGGACGCGACGCCGCGGCCATGGCGCACAACATGACGATCCTCGACGAGGGCACGCTGTACGTCGCCAAGCTCTCCAGCGACATCCCCGCCGCTGAGATCGACGGGTCCGGCAAGCTTCCGGCGAAGGGTTCGTTCAGCGGCACCGGCACCTGGCTTCCGCTGCTGCGGTCGGGTCCGAACGGGCAGGCCGAATCGCTGGTCGCCGGCGTCACCGCCCAGGAGGCCGCCGTGTTCACCCGCATGGCCGCCGACAAGGCCGGCGCCACGAAGATGGACCGCCCGGAGGATGTCGAGGCCCACCCGAAGACCGGCAAGGTCTACGTCGCGCTGACCAACAACGACGAACGCGGTGCGCCGGGCGAACCGGCCGTCGACGCGGCCAACCCCCGCAACGACAACAAGAGCGGGCAGATCCTCGAGATCACCGACAACCATGCCGGTACCGACTTCACGTGGGATCTGCTGCTGGTGTGCGGCGACCCGGCCGCGGCCGACACCTACTACGCCGGGTTCGACAAGACCAAGGTCAGCCCGATCTCGTGCCCGGACAACCTCGCCTTCGACAGCCACGGCAACCTGTGGATCTCAACCGACGGCAATGCGCTGGACTCCAACGACGGCCTGTTCGCGGTCGCGCTCGACGGGGAGAACCGCGGCGAGACCAAGCAGTTCCTCACCGTGCCGGTCGGCGCCGAGACGTGCGGCCCGGTGGTGACCGACG is a window from the Mycolicibacterium litorale genome containing:
- a CDS encoding alpha/beta fold hydrolase, with the translated sequence MVTDDELLHLDEFALLPENAAQIGVTDIPPVARVDAGPVSAITWGDADPQVVFLHGGGQNAHTWDTVILGLGVPALAVDLPGHGRSAWREDGDYGPKLNAETLRPVLREWAPRPRLVVGMSLGGLTALRIAATEPALVPELVLVDVTPSAPERHEQMTKAQLGAVALVQGDRTFPSFEAMLDVTVAASPHRDRESLRRGVFHNSKRLDDGTWTWRYDSFRKGDGFEGLWDDVPSITMPTTLVRGAKSFFVNDEDAEAFAKGAPGFQRTHVVADAGHSVQGDQPRALVEILRGVLDGQR
- a CDS encoding inositol-3-phosphate synthase — translated: MTEHAGDIRVAIVGVGNCASSLVQGVQYYKDADENATVPGLMHVRFGPYHVRDVKFVAAFDVDAKKVGFDLSEAIFASENNTIKIADVPPTDVVVQRGPTLDGIGKYYADTIEVSDAEAVDVVKALKDAEVDVLVSYLPVGSEEADKFYAQCAIDAGVAFVNALPVFIASDPVWAKKFEDAGVPIVGDDIKSQVGATITHRVMAKLFEDRGVQLDRTMQLNVGGNMDFLNMLERERLESKKISKTQAVTSNLQREFKTKDVHIGPSDHVGWLDDRKWAYVRLEGRAFGDVPLNLEYKLEVWDSPNSAGVIIDAVRAAKIAKDRGVGGPVVAASAYLMKSPPQQLPDDVARTQLETFIEG
- a CDS encoding PadR family transcriptional regulator, which codes for MLELAILGLLLESPMHGYELRKRLTGLLGAFRAFSYGSLYPALRRMQVDGLIVEDAAPAGTVTRRRARRVYQLTDAGKQRFAELVADTGPQNYSDDGFGVHLAFFNRTPAEARMRILEGRRRQVEERREGLREAVARASSSFDRYTRQLHQLGLESSEREVKWLNELIAAERLGQGSPDNT
- a CDS encoding DUF1707 SHOCT-like domain-containing protein gives rise to the protein MAVSSSGRPTAGTRAKDSDRNDTCQVLDTALSEGQLSMAEHGERVKAATHAATLGELQALVSDLQTANAPVQLPDLSRPRRRRLPMRAGWGIKAAMAAVLVVLGMCIGWGLYGNTSSPLDFQSDPGAKSDGIEPVVLTPPRQLLSLNGLNGLFEQMRQRFGSTMGYELDIRADYASLDRPDPSDNRRKQDFDYRGGWGDPWGSATTLDSDDRLVDLAKFDYEKTLAVMRGAPDTLGMKRADVTDTWVRIGPSADPATPDLVTVEIVANSDFGTGRIELYPDGTTKAIWPPSS
- a CDS encoding Ig-like domain-containing protein, whose translation is MAVRRRARRAEGFAVRRWLQLGAASAGVGAGLIGFSLLGPQVGSAAADTAGESATTSSAPASDSADSSESTDAAGADDDTGQDADADADADEDADAEADEAADEDADEAAAELDAEADVEAQAVSDVGGDGEEDAEADLDEPERESEPEIEDAGLSEGPVAEEDPVEPPVQAAVARATTPRNPAGNWSEFAGRSIDNWTTSSQGWIKSLPVDDQAKYHLAGALWTTRRTLFNQAPDVAPVQISGKLDGPVTGTVGAVDPDGDRIVYVITRGPSSGSVELNADGTYTYTPGAGFDGVDTFRVVAIDVGPHVNLLDPFRGVGTHAANLVNQRAIRFEFTYLEGSEHWTPERRQALQDAADDLVLYFLVTQPVVLTYDVTAENDAASHTLAAAGSGLISEDPGFWPTVVQHKLITGIDANGEDADGEIEWNFGKPWALGDTVPDDEFDFNSTAVHELLHSFGFLSITDAPGTNQETTTWTIYDKFMVTRDGSHPINRNYQWDTDFDPNLTGGDGGLYFGGAEAVRAYGDLVPLYTPNPFSEGSSTSHLDDFTFTGDDQKVMNAKTDTGFIVRALSPVEIGILRDLGFRVDAPPPAVAAMALIGFLFVGRRWRKQALAQR